The Deinococcus aquaticus genomic interval TTCGGCCTGGAAGTCGCGCCGTACCCCATCCCGGACGGGCACGCCCCGCACGACCCGCGTGACTTCGCCGCATACATCGACGAACTGATGACCTACCTGCTGAACGGCCGCAGTGTCGTCGTGCACTGCCGGGGCGGCCTGGGACGCGCGGGCCTGAGCGCCGCGTGCCTGCTCGTACAGGCGGGCCTGGACGCCGACGACGCCATCGCCCTGGTCCGGGAGACCCGCAGCCCGCACGCCATCGAAACGCCGCAGCAGGAACAGTTCATTCACGACTTCGCCCGCTGAGGGCGCGGAGGTCACCCATGATCAGTGTCGCCAACCGCATCCACGTGAAGGGCGAGTACCACGACATCTTCGAGCAGCGGTTCCGCGACCGCGCGGGGCTGGTGGACGGCATGCCCGGCTTCATCGCCAACCACG includes:
- a CDS encoding cyclin-dependent kinase inhibitor 3 family protein, whose amino-acid sequence is MTSAANPIRVDWIPTGLWPGRLGLTFAPGKKGGSVYQPGVTHDRDLTDDMRTLAQGGANVIAPLLEDHEFPMLGLEDYHGAADTFGLEVAPYPIPDGHAPHDPRDFAAYIDELMTYLLNGRSVVVHCRGGLGRAGLSAACLLVQAGLDADDAIALVRETRSPHAIETPQQEQFIHDFAR